Below is a window of Yersinia kristensenii DNA.
ACACTGACACCTGCGCCAATCGCGTAGCTGGAGGACATACCGAAGCCGTCGCCATTCTGTTTGGTGGCATCTGCGCGGCCATTGGTGTTGTCAGATTCGTTGCCGTTCTTCCCCTGATATTGCAGGGAGAATTTCAGGCCATCAACTAAACCGAAGAAATCTGTGTTGCGGTAAGTCGCTACGCCAGTGGTACGGCCAGTCAAGAAGTTATCGGTTCTGGTGTAGCTGTCATTACCGAATTCCGGCAGCATATCGGTCCAGGCGGCGATGTCATATAATACGCCGTAGTTACGACCATAATCGATTGAGCCTAATTTCCCGTAACGTAAACCCGCAAATGCTAAGCGTGTTTTGTTGTCTTTTGTTTCCTGGCTTTCAGCGTAGTTAGCGGCAATGTTATATTCCCATTGGCCATAACCGGTCAATTGGTCGGTGATTTGGGTAGCGCCTTTGAAACCAAAACGGACGTAAGATTTGTCCCCGTCACTTTTATTATTATCAGAGAAGTAATGCAGCGCTTTTACTTTTCCGTATAAATCAAGTTTATTACCATCTTTATTATAAATTTCTGCTGCGTGTGAAGAAGTGGCAACTAATAAAGCCGGTATCAGGATTGCCAGAATATTACGTTTCATATTTATGCCCTGTTTCTCTTATTTGAAAAGACGCGAATAGTCGAATT
It encodes the following:
- the ompF2 gene encoding porin OmpF2, with protein sequence MKRNILAILIPALLVATSSHAAEIYNKDGNKLDLYGKVKALHYFSDNNKSDGDKSYVRFGFKGATQITDQLTGYGQWEYNIAANYAESQETKDNKTRLAFAGLRYGKLGSIDYGRNYGVLYDIAAWTDMLPEFGNDSYTRTDNFLTGRTTGVATYRNTDFFGLVDGLKFSLQYQGKNGNESDNTNGRADATKQNGDGFGMSSSYAIGAGVSVGAAYASSNRTTAQKEGRFGKGDKADAWTTGLKYDDNGVYLGATYAETRNMTPISGTAVINNISTGVSGFANKTQNIELVAQYQFDFGLKPSLAYIQSKGKDIEGVGDADLVKYIDIGALYYFNKNMSTYVDYKINQLNNDNKLKLNTDNVVAVGLVYQF